From a single Micromonospora sp. WMMD1102 genomic region:
- a CDS encoding N,N-dimethylformamidase beta subunit family domain-containing protein: protein MSARSGRWSRRTTLRVLGAGGALAVTGVAGVSLAGSGRGRDDVVRDPYYPGDEWQRGTPPAVGRIGSGSSAVARENARAGSAGFGVERYRFGDDKLGQISGYASATSVQVGGTLDFHVSVAPAQRYRIQVFRLGHYGGSGARLVAASPWLAGRAQDVPTVSAERGTVRCGWDVGWRLSVGRDWVSGYHLALLTNAAGWSRFVPFVVRDPRRPAAGLVVVPTSTYQAYNMWPADGHLGASLYYGFDGARRRVPGERARAVSHDRPYQGTGIPTGAEHDIGFTQWVESTGADLTYASSEDLDTGRVDPRRYRAVVFCGHDEYWTVEMRAAVARARNGGTSLVFLGANNCYWRIRYGTPDGRHDERLVDCAKQKTRRGGPVPLTTQWRLAGSPEQELIGAQYVSMIDGRAPLVVRDTAHWFWSGTGLRDGDQIPGIVAGEADQVMSKATRPRAETHTVLAHSPFRRLGQTHHQQTTLYRASSGAWVFAAGSLGWTAGLYAEGFVDPRLRQATRNLLDRVLAERSG from the coding sequence GTGTCTGCTCGATCGGGTCGCTGGTCCCGGCGCACGACGTTGCGCGTGCTCGGAGCCGGCGGGGCGCTTGCGGTGACCGGTGTGGCCGGGGTGTCCCTGGCAGGCTCCGGACGCGGGCGTGACGACGTGGTGCGGGATCCGTACTACCCGGGGGACGAGTGGCAGCGCGGCACGCCGCCGGCCGTCGGGCGGATCGGGTCGGGGTCCTCGGCGGTGGCCCGGGAGAACGCGCGGGCGGGCAGCGCCGGCTTCGGCGTCGAGCGGTACCGGTTCGGGGACGACAAGCTGGGGCAGATCTCCGGTTACGCCTCCGCGACCAGCGTGCAGGTGGGCGGGACCCTGGACTTCCACGTGTCGGTCGCGCCCGCGCAGCGGTACCGGATCCAGGTCTTCCGGCTCGGGCACTACGGCGGCTCCGGTGCCCGGCTGGTGGCGGCGAGTCCCTGGCTGGCCGGTCGCGCCCAGGACGTCCCGACGGTGTCGGCAGAGCGCGGGACGGTGCGGTGCGGTTGGGACGTCGGCTGGCGGTTGTCGGTCGGCCGGGACTGGGTCAGCGGCTACCACCTGGCGCTGTTGACCAATGCCGCCGGCTGGTCCCGGTTCGTCCCGTTCGTGGTACGCGACCCGCGGCGCCCGGCCGCCGGTCTGGTGGTCGTGCCGACGAGCACCTACCAGGCGTACAACATGTGGCCGGCGGACGGTCACCTCGGGGCGAGTCTCTACTACGGCTTCGACGGCGCGCGGCGGCGGGTGCCCGGAGAGCGGGCGCGGGCGGTCAGCCACGACCGGCCCTACCAGGGGACCGGGATCCCGACCGGAGCCGAGCACGACATCGGGTTCACCCAGTGGGTGGAGAGTACCGGTGCCGACCTGACCTATGCCAGCAGCGAGGACCTGGACACCGGACGGGTCGATCCCCGACGGTACCGCGCGGTCGTCTTCTGCGGTCACGACGAGTACTGGACCGTCGAGATGCGGGCGGCGGTGGCACGGGCCCGCAACGGCGGGACGAGTCTGGTCTTCCTGGGCGCCAACAACTGCTACTGGCGGATCCGGTACGGCACACCGGACGGCCGGCACGACGAGCGCCTGGTCGACTGTGCCAAGCAGAAGACCCGCCGGGGCGGGCCGGTGCCGCTGACCACGCAGTGGCGGCTCGCCGGCAGTCCGGAGCAGGAGCTGATCGGGGCGCAGTACGTGAGCATGATCGACGGGCGGGCCCCGCTCGTCGTACGCGACACCGCGCACTGGTTCTGGTCCGGCACGGGCCTGCGCGACGGCGACCAGATCCCGGGGATCGTCGCGGGTGAGGCCGACCAGGTGATGTCGAAGGCGACCCGGCCCCGGGCCGAGACGCACACCGTGCTCGCCCACTCACCCTTCCGGCGGCTCGGGCAGACCCACCACCAGCAGACGACACTCTACCGGGCTTCCTCCGGGGCCTGGGTCTTCGCCGCCGGCTCGCTCGGCTGGACCGCCGGGCTGTACGCCGAGGGTTTCGTCGACCCCCGGCTGCGACAGGCGACCCGCAACCTGCTCGACCGGGTCCTCGCCGAACGGTCGGGCTGA